A window of Methanolobus sediminis contains these coding sequences:
- a CDS encoding TrmB family transcriptional regulator, with translation MDNEGSLRDLGLTKYEASAYSTLLKEGVTGAQELSRKSDIPVGKIYEVLSNLNNMGLVEFQRSRPRKYRAVKPSIALNNLYTKKEEETKNELENFKLKVSELESKFCDMTQPEHTELQFWATSIGEEDIIKNIKNMLDEVETEILHVKPAKMSKLICKDKTIEPSTFMPTVVDEFVKAAKKGIKIKIIFPEEMFTYLLKNRFEHIKDPLDKEMIKKNIDAKALDCDYDFRLIDEYITHIPIPDPLIPDKIFGELKVYDKEYAAKLKDKFEELWVKGKKVSFNF, from the coding sequence ATGGACAATGAAGGATCATTAAGAGATCTTGGGCTTACAAAATACGAAGCCTCTGCATACTCAACATTGCTAAAAGAAGGAGTTACCGGAGCACAGGAATTGTCACGAAAATCTGACATACCTGTTGGAAAGATTTATGAAGTTCTTTCAAACCTGAACAATATGGGACTGGTTGAATTCCAGAGGTCAAGACCCCGTAAATACAGAGCAGTTAAACCATCTATTGCCTTGAACAACCTTTACACCAAAAAAGAAGAGGAAACAAAGAATGAACTGGAGAACTTCAAACTGAAAGTATCGGAACTTGAATCCAAATTCTGCGATATGACCCAACCTGAACATACGGAACTTCAGTTCTGGGCCACCTCCATTGGTGAAGAGGACATCATTAAAAACATCAAGAATATGCTTGATGAAGTTGAAACCGAGATATTGCATGTAAAACCGGCAAAAATGTCAAAGTTAATTTGTAAAGATAAAACTATTGAACCCAGCACATTTATGCCTACCGTTGTTGACGAATTTGTCAAAGCTGCAAAAAAAGGAATTAAGATTAAAATTATTTTCCCGGAAGAGATGTTTACATATTTATTAAAAAACCGGTTTGAACATATCAAAGATCCACTTGATAAAGAAATGATCAAAAAGAACATCGATGCAAAGGCTTTAGATTGTGATTATGATTTCAGACTTATTGATGAATATATAACACACATACCAATTCCTGACCCCTTAATTCCTGATAAAATATTTGGCGAACTAAAAGTGTACGATAAAGAATATGCGGCAAAACTGAAAGATAAATTTGAAGAACTCTGGGTAAAGGGAAAAAAAGTGAGTTTTAATTTCTGA
- the clpB gene encoding ATP-dependent chaperone ClpB, producing the protein MDLNRFTQKAQEAIQGSSTIAARYRNQQIDCEHMLLALLEQSGGLVTTLLQNMEVPVDRVKEKVESQLAGLPQVSGPGGDQVYMTQTMRRVLDAASQEAGKMKDEYVSVEHLLLAMVEEKDNQCGKILASEGVTRDRLLEAIKQVRGNRRITSENPEDTMEPLKKYGIDFTELAAQGKLDPVIGRDQEIRHSVEILSRRRKNNPVLIGEAGVGKTAIVEGLAQRIAKKDVPDAMKDKRIIALDMGALIAGAKFRGEFEERLKAVLKEVADSEGQIILFIDEIHTIVGAGATEGAMDAGNLLKPMLARGELHCIGATTVDEYRKYIEKDAALERRFLPVFVEEPTVEDTISILRGLKEKYEVHHGVRLKDSALVAAAIMSHRYIADRFLPDKAIDLVDEAAAKKRTAIDSKPAELDEADRKIMQLEIEREALKKEKDAASKDRLEILEKELADIRAESDAMRARWDREKEAISKLGSLKQEIEDTKIQLELAENDNNLELASRLKYGTLIPLQHQYAEEEKLLQDMQGEMLLNEEVGEEDIADVVSQWTHIPVTRLMEGQREKLVHFEDNLHNRIIGQSEAVKAVADAVIRNYAGIKDPRRPIGSFIFLGPTGVGKTELVKALAAELFDDENNMVRIDMSEYMEKHTVARMIGAPPGYIGHDEGGQLTEAVRRRPYSVVLFDEIEKAHPDVFNVMLQILDDGRLTDSKGRTVDFKNTLIIMTSNIFAGDLTEVLKSEEDAQDVDYNILQMRAMTELGKYFRPEFLNRVDEIALFHALKPEELVRIVDIKAADLVERLKDKRISLELTDAAKAYLSKAGYSETFGARPLKRVIQNEVETRIAKLIVAGDVPEGSTVVVDSNGAELTVDVRSAE; encoded by the coding sequence ATGGATCTTAATCGTTTCACACAAAAAGCCCAGGAAGCTATCCAGGGTTCAAGTACAATTGCTGCAAGATACAGAAACCAGCAGATAGACTGCGAACACATGCTTCTTGCATTGCTGGAACAGAGTGGGGGACTGGTAACAACCTTACTTCAGAATATGGAAGTTCCGGTGGACCGCGTAAAGGAGAAAGTTGAGTCTCAGCTTGCAGGTCTTCCTCAGGTGTCAGGGCCTGGCGGCGATCAGGTATACATGACTCAGACCATGAGGCGCGTCCTTGATGCTGCTTCACAGGAAGCCGGCAAGATGAAGGACGAATATGTAAGTGTCGAACACCTCCTGCTTGCAATGGTGGAAGAAAAGGACAACCAGTGCGGTAAAATACTTGCAAGTGAAGGCGTTACACGTGACAGACTTCTTGAAGCGATAAAGCAGGTAAGGGGGAATAGAAGAATAACTTCAGAGAATCCGGAAGACACAATGGAACCATTAAAGAAGTACGGTATAGACTTCACAGAACTTGCAGCTCAGGGTAAGCTTGATCCAGTTATCGGAAGGGATCAGGAGATAAGGCATTCAGTTGAGATACTTTCACGCCGCAGGAAGAACAACCCTGTACTTATCGGTGAAGCTGGTGTAGGTAAGACTGCAATTGTCGAGGGTCTTGCACAGCGTATTGCCAAGAAGGATGTTCCTGATGCCATGAAAGACAAGCGTATCATTGCCCTTGATATGGGTGCATTGATAGCCGGTGCCAAGTTCCGCGGTGAGTTCGAAGAGAGGCTCAAGGCTGTACTTAAGGAAGTTGCAGATTCCGAAGGTCAGATAATTCTCTTCATTGATGAGATCCACACAATCGTAGGTGCAGGTGCCACAGAAGGTGCAATGGATGCAGGAAACCTCCTCAAGCCAATGCTTGCACGTGGTGAGCTTCACTGTATCGGTGCTACAACTGTTGATGAATATCGTAAGTACATTGAAAAGGATGCTGCACTTGAACGCAGGTTCCTGCCGGTATTCGTTGAGGAGCCAACAGTAGAGGACACAATTTCCATCCTCCGTGGACTGAAGGAGAAATATGAGGTACACCACGGTGTACGTCTTAAGGACTCTGCACTTGTGGCTGCTGCGATCATGAGTCACCGCTACATTGCAGACAGGTTCCTTCCAGATAAGGCGATTGACCTTGTAGACGAGGCTGCTGCAAAGAAGAGAACTGCAATTGACAGTAAGCCTGCAGAACTTGACGAGGCTGACCGTAAGATCATGCAGCTTGAGATCGAGCGCGAGGCATTGAAGAAGGAGAAGGATGCTGCTTCAAAGGATCGTCTGGAAATTCTTGAGAAGGAACTTGCTGATATCAGGGCTGAATCCGATGCAATGAGAGCAAGATGGGATCGTGAAAAGGAAGCGATTTCAAAGCTTGGTTCACTGAAGCAGGAGATAGAGGACACGAAGATCCAGCTTGAACTTGCTGAGAACGACAACAACCTTGAGCTTGCTTCCAGACTCAAGTACGGAACTCTCATTCCACTGCAACACCAGTATGCTGAAGAGGAAAAACTGCTTCAGGATATGCAGGGTGAGATGCTTCTTAATGAGGAAGTCGGCGAAGAGGATATTGCCGATGTTGTCAGCCAGTGGACCCACATACCTGTAACAAGGCTTATGGAAGGGCAGCGTGAGAAGCTTGTGCACTTTGAAGACAACCTGCACAACCGTATCATAGGTCAGAGTGAAGCTGTAAAGGCAGTTGCAGATGCGGTTATACGTAACTACGCAGGTATCAAGGACCCAAGGCGTCCGATTGGAAGTTTCATCTTCCTTGGTCCGACAGGTGTCGGTAAGACCGAGCTTGTAAAAGCCCTTGCAGCAGAGTTGTTCGATGATGAGAACAACATGGTGCGTATTGACATGTCCGAGTACATGGAAAAGCACACCGTTGCAAGGATGATCGGAGCACCACCCGGTTATATCGGACATGATGAAGGTGGACAGCTCACAGAAGCAGTACGCAGAAGACCATATTCAGTTGTACTCTTCGATGAGATCGAAAAGGCGCATCCTGATGTGTTCAACGTCATGCTTCAGATACTTGATGACGGTCGCCTGACCGATTCCAAGGGCAGGACCGTGGACTTCAAGAACACGCTGATAATCATGACATCCAACATCTTCGCAGGAGATCTTACAGAAGTCCTGAAGTCCGAGGAGGATGCACAGGATGTGGATTACAACATACTGCAGATGCGTGCAATGACCGAGCTTGGAAAGTATTTCAGGCCGGAGTTCCTCAACCGTGTTGATGAGATTGCTCTCTTCCATGCACTCAAGCCTGAAGAACTTGTCAGGATCGTTGACATCAAGGCTGCCGATCTTGTAGAGAGGCTTAAGGACAAGCGTATCAGTCTTGAGCTTACAGATGCAGCAAAGGCATATCTGTCAAAGGCAGGATACAGTGAAACCTTTGGTGCAAGGCCACTTAAGAGAGTCATTCAGAACGAGGTCGAGACAAGGATTGCAAAACTCATTGTTGCAGGCGACGTGCCGGAAGGTTCAACAGTGGTCGTTGACAGCAATGGTGCAGAGCTTACTGTGGATGTTCGGTCTGCGGAATAA